The DNA sequence CGAACGGACAGGTGGTCGACCGCGACCCGGATGTTCTGCAGCGAGACCCCGGTGTCCAGCAGCCGCTTGACCACCTTCAGGACCAGGATGTCCTTGAACGAGTACAGCCGCTGGGAGCCGGAGCCGTGCGCGGTGCGGATGCTGGGCGCGATCAGTTTCGTGCGAGCCCAGTAGTCGAGCTGACGGTAGGTGATCCCGGCGATCTGGCACGCGGCCGGACCCCGGTAGCCGACGAGCTCGTCAGGCAGCGAGTCGTCGGGGAACAGTTCACCCTGCTCACCAGCCGCGACCTGAACAGGCTGCTTCTCGGAACCAGCCTCGACCACGCAAGCCTCCCCTCGCCCGACCAGGCGGCCGGCGAATGACAGCCGGACAGGACCCAGAGCGGGACCCACCGGAGATCAACCGCCACGATCCGGCCCCAGACCGTGAATCACATCGTGGCGATTTACCTCCTTCGACGGTAAGCGCCCGGACAGGGCCGGTCAACGCGACGCGCGGCAAGCCTCAACGGTCGGATGAGCGTTTGAGCCGTTCGCCGTACCCCGGAGGCAGTGGTTCAAACCTCCTGGACGCATTTACTCAGCCGTGTTAATTTTTACTCATGCAAGTAAAGACCGAACTCATGGCCGAGCTGGGCCTCAGCGTGACCGAGGCCGCCCGCCGCGCGCAGATCCTCGGCGCGACGATCGGCGTCATCAACGACCTCGGGTACCGCAAGGCCACGTTCGCCAAGATCCGCGAACGCGCCGGGCTCAGCAGCACCCGGATGATCTCGTACCACTTCACCAACAAGGCCGGCCTGATGCAGGCGGTGCTGAGCACGGTCGTCGAGACGAAGAACGCGTTCCTCCGGGAACGCACCGGCGGCGGCCTGGATCCGGCCGACCGTGCCGGCTATCTGCGGGCGCACATCGAGACGTCGATCGCGTTCCTGCGCGCGTACCCGGATTGCGTGCGGGTGCTGACGGAGATGGCCGCCAACGCCGACGACGCCGAGAACTGGGCGATGACGAAGGTCCTGGTCGACGACATGCGGGT is a window from the Amycolatopsis sp. NBC_00355 genome containing:
- a CDS encoding MerR family transcriptional regulator → MVEAGSEKQPVQVAAGEQGELFPDDSLPDELVGYRGPAACQIAGITYRQLDYWARTKLIAPSIRTAHGSGSQRLYSFKDILVLKVVKRLLDTGVSLQNIRVAVDHLSVRGVRDLAKVTLFSDGTTVYECTSPEEIVDLLQGGQGVFGIAVSGAMQEISGTIHEFPAERADGGIVEAHEPDELTQRRNARRTG
- a CDS encoding TetR/AcrR family transcriptional regulator, which produces MQVKTELMAELGLSVTEAARRAQILGATIGVINDLGYRKATFAKIRERAGLSSTRMISYHFTNKAGLMQAVLSTVVETKNAFLRERTGGGLDPADRAGYLRAHIETSIAFLRAYPDCVRVLTEMAANADDAENWAMTKVLVDDMRVHGLARQLKQGQAEGAFGAFTPEVMAMSIAQAIDGVAAAYTADPSLDLELYGREVADTFARATAP